Genomic segment of Maricaulis maris:
CGACAATGAAGCGTGGTGGCGCCCGATCCTGGACGGCCGATACGGGCAGGAACGTCTCGGGACACGGCTTTCGATCCCGCCGGTATGACGGTGCGCCGCCTCCTCGTCTTCGGTCGATCGGGACAACTCGCCACGGCCCTGGGCCGACTTGCGGATCCGGCGATCTGGGACATTGCCCTGGTCGACCGCACGATGGTCGATTTCTCGGAGCCCCGACAGGCCTTGTCCGCCCTTCGGCAGCAGCCGGATTTCGATGTCGCTATCAATGCTGTGGCTTGCAATGATGTCGACGGCGCCGAGACCGACGCGCGGGACGCTCAGACAGTCAATTGCGAGACCCCCGGCTTGCTCGCCGAGCACTGCGCCGCGACAGGCCGCCCCTTCCTGCATGTCTCGACCGACTTCGTTTTCCGCGGCCGACCGGGCGGCGGTTACGTGGAGACCGATACACCACACCCCCTGAACGCCTACGGGCGCAGCAAACTCGCGGGCGAGCGCCGGGTCCTCGACGCCGGAACGCGGCACGCGGTATTCCGGACGGCCTGGGTTTATAGTGCTGACCGCCGAAACTTTGTCACAGCGATGCTGGACCTTGTCGGCAGACAGGAGCGCGTTCGGGTTGTCGCGGACCAGATCGGTAATCCGACCTTCGCCGACGATCTCGCCCTGGCACTGCTGAAAGCCGCCGGCGTTCTGGACCGAAGCGAGGCGAAGGGCGGATTGTTTCACCTCGCCGGCACCGGACAGACCAGCCGCAGTGCGTTGGCCGAGCGGGTTTTTGAGCTTGCGGCTCCGCTACTTGGGAACGGCCCGGCGGTTGAACCGATTACGTCAGATGACTGGCCGACGCCGGCAGTCCGTCCCACCGATGCGAGCCTGCGATCTGACAGCTTTGCCACGACCTTTTCGCATCAGATGCCGCACTGGGAGACCTCCCTGCCGACTGCGGTCCATGCCTGGTGCCGCAACGCGCTCAGCGCGCGCGCCAAACCTTGAACCACTCGGCAAAGGCCTTCAGGCCGGCCTCGATCCCGACCGACGGCTTGTAGCCGTAATCGGCCTCGAGCCGACTGGTATCCGCACAGGTCCGCGACACGTCACCGGGCTGCATGGGCAGCATGATTTTCTCGGCTTCGACACCGAGCTCACGCTCGAGGGCCTGGATCATGTCCATAAGGCGGACA
This window contains:
- the rfbD gene encoding dTDP-4-dehydrorhamnose reductase, which gives rise to MTVRRLLVFGRSGQLATALGRLADPAIWDIALVDRTMVDFSEPRQALSALRQQPDFDVAINAVACNDVDGAETDARDAQTVNCETPGLLAEHCAATGRPFLHVSTDFVFRGRPGGGYVETDTPHPLNAYGRSKLAGERRVLDAGTRHAVFRTAWVYSADRRNFVTAMLDLVGRQERVRVVADQIGNPTFADDLALALLKAAGVLDRSEAKGGLFHLAGTGQTSRSALAERVFELAAPLLGNGPAVEPITSDDWPTPAVRPTDASLRSDSFATTFSHQMPHWETSLPTAVHAWCRNALSARAKP